The following are encoded in a window of Hydrogenispora ethanolica genomic DNA:
- a CDS encoding flagellar protein FlaG has product MRIQPVSDPNNQPSLAARMLPETPKPNHETGLQSNQPADAAVSQPADPKKIDKAVEVANQLMEEVDLSFKYYRDEATHIDVIQVVDDATGDVIKQFPPEDILKMVAKMYELWGIFVDEKA; this is encoded by the coding sequence ATGCGGATTCAACCTGTCTCTGACCCGAATAATCAGCCGTCCCTCGCAGCACGGATGCTGCCGGAAACTCCCAAACCCAATCATGAAACGGGTCTTCAATCAAATCAGCCGGCTGATGCCGCTGTTAGTCAGCCTGCGGATCCCAAGAAGATCGATAAAGCCGTTGAAGTGGCCAATCAGTTGATGGAAGAGGTCGATCTGAGCTTTAAGTATTATCGGGACGAGGCGACTCACATTGATGTGATTCAGGTGGTCGATGACGCGACCGGGGACGTGATCAAACAGTTCCCGCCCGAAGATATCTTGAAGATGGTCGCCAAGATGTACGAGTTATGGGGGATTTTTGTGGACGAAAAGGCCTGA
- a CDS encoding THUMP domain-containing class I SAM-dependent RNA methyltransferase yields MSTVDLIATATFGLEAIVAREVKELGYSDVRVENSRVLFKADLEAIPRCNLWLRSADRVLIKVGEFQALTYEELFEGTKALPWAEWLPEDALFPVEGKSVHSKLYSVPDCQAIVKKAIVEKLKQRYHQQWFTETGPKYTIEVALLKDRATLTIDTSGAGLHKRGYRKLTSQAPLKETLAAAMINLSYWNPDRVLVDPFCGSGTIPIEAALIGLNIPPGLRRDFVSETWPQLPAVFWRNARDEGNDSIRRDVKLRIVGTDIDEAVLSMARYHRKLAGLDDQIHLQRMPVSELRNSNKYGCLICNPPYGERLGEVQQIKRLYQELREAVAPLDTWSVYVLTAFPDFEQVYGKRADRKRKLYNGRIECQFYQYFGPRPPRRELRETVMEESLP; encoded by the coding sequence ATGTCAACAGTTGATTTAATCGCCACCGCCACCTTCGGGCTGGAAGCCATCGTTGCCCGCGAGGTGAAAGAGCTGGGTTATTCCGATGTACGGGTAGAGAACTCGCGGGTACTATTCAAAGCCGATCTGGAGGCCATTCCCCGTTGCAATCTCTGGTTGCGTTCCGCGGACCGGGTCTTGATCAAAGTAGGAGAATTTCAAGCCCTTACATACGAAGAATTATTCGAAGGAACCAAGGCGCTGCCATGGGCGGAATGGCTGCCGGAGGATGCGCTCTTTCCGGTGGAAGGCAAATCGGTGCATTCAAAATTGTATAGTGTCCCGGACTGCCAGGCGATTGTGAAAAAAGCTATCGTCGAAAAATTAAAGCAGCGTTATCATCAGCAATGGTTTACGGAGACCGGTCCGAAATATACCATAGAAGTCGCCTTGTTGAAAGATCGTGCCACGCTGACGATTGATACCAGCGGCGCCGGGCTTCACAAGCGAGGCTATCGTAAATTGACGAGTCAGGCGCCGCTCAAAGAGACCCTCGCCGCGGCCATGATCAATCTGAGCTATTGGAATCCTGACCGGGTGTTGGTCGATCCGTTTTGCGGTTCCGGGACGATCCCCATTGAAGCGGCATTGATCGGCTTGAATATTCCGCCGGGCCTGCGGCGCGATTTTGTTTCCGAGACTTGGCCGCAACTTCCGGCCGTTTTTTGGCGGAACGCCCGCGATGAGGGGAACGATTCAATCCGGCGCGATGTCAAATTGCGGATTGTCGGCACGGATATTGATGAAGCCGTTTTGAGCATGGCCCGTTATCACCGTAAACTGGCCGGCTTGGACGATCAGATTCACCTGCAGCGGATGCCCGTATCGGAGTTGCGGAATAGCAACAAATACGGCTGTTTAATTTGCAATCCACCGTACGGGGAGCGATTGGGAGAAGTCCAGCAGATCAAACGGTTATATCAAGAACTGCGGGAAGCTGTCGCCCCGCTCGACACCTGGTCGGTGTATGTGCTGACGGCATTTCCCGACTTTGAGCAGGTCTATGGAAAAAGAGCCGACCGTAAACGCAAACTATATAACGGCCGGATCGAATGCCAGTTTTATCAATACTTCGGGCCCCGACCACCCCGGCGAGAATTGCGGGAAACCGTGATGGAGGAGTCTTTGCCTTAA
- a CDS encoding glycosyltransferase family 4 protein gives MKLAIEARPIRWSYGTGIGNYTHSLIEKLYEIDRENEYTFLWTEGDPGTLIPFRRKYSYYSLPREDQREEVEIPLWLNQEGAEVFHLPQNGFRTPSPGQYKVVVTIHDLIPYFYPEFVRTSFLKRFVAEMPFIVERADHIISVSEASKNDLITVFGLDPDKIAVIPSGPSAAYQPLPKERTAPWLRKKYRLSCRYILYVGGLNPRKNVSELVYAYSKIIGDLPDQQRLVILGGESKHLDKLKRLAEALSIQDDVIFPGFVPTEDLPYFYNGADLFVYPSFYEGFGLPPIEAMACATPVITSNVSSLPEVVGDAALTVSPTDTLALAEAILQVLTSPALRESLIKKGLQQCQRYNWTKIATQVLEVYRKVQQS, from the coding sequence ATGAAGCTGGCGATCGAGGCGCGGCCGATTCGCTGGTCCTATGGGACCGGAATCGGCAATTATACGCACAGTCTAATCGAAAAGCTTTATGAAATCGACCGGGAAAATGAATATACCTTTCTTTGGACCGAAGGCGATCCCGGGACGCTGATCCCGTTCCGCAGAAAATACAGTTATTATTCGCTACCCCGGGAAGACCAACGGGAAGAGGTGGAAATCCCGCTTTGGCTGAACCAGGAAGGCGCAGAGGTTTTCCATTTGCCGCAGAACGGGTTTCGGACTCCGTCTCCCGGACAATATAAGGTTGTCGTGACAATCCACGACCTCATCCCCTATTTCTATCCGGAGTTCGTCCGCACCAGTTTTTTAAAACGCTTCGTGGCGGAGATGCCTTTCATTGTGGAACGGGCCGATCATATCATCAGTGTCTCCGAGGCTTCCAAAAACGATCTGATCACCGTCTTCGGTCTGGATCCCGACAAAATAGCGGTCATCCCTTCCGGACCCTCCGCTGCATACCAACCTCTGCCCAAGGAAAGAACCGCGCCATGGTTGCGCAAAAAGTATCGTTTGAGCTGCCGCTATATTCTGTATGTCGGAGGTTTAAACCCTCGGAAGAATGTTTCTGAGTTAGTATACGCGTACTCGAAAATAATCGGCGATCTCCCGGACCAGCAGCGGCTGGTGATCCTTGGCGGCGAAAGCAAGCATTTGGATAAGCTAAAACGTTTGGCGGAAGCGCTGAGCATTCAGGATGACGTAATCTTTCCGGGATTTGTGCCGACTGAAGATCTTCCTTATTTCTATAACGGAGCGGATCTTTTTGTCTACCCATCTTTCTATGAAGGGTTCGGTTTACCGCCCATTGAAGCGATGGCTTGCGCCACTCCGGTGATCACTTCCAATGTCTCGTCGTTGCCGGAGGTTGTCGGCGATGCGGCTTTAACAGTCAGTCCGACGGATACTTTGGCGCTGGCGGAAGCGATCTTACAAGTTTTAACCAGCCCTGCGCTCCGCGAATCCTTGATAAAAAAAGGGCTGCAACAATGCCAGCGTTATAACTGGACGAAAATTGCAACCCAAGTGCTCGAAGTTTACCGGAAAGTCCAGCAGAGTTAA
- the fliS gene encoding flagellar export chaperone FliS, translating into MVPNKAYNLYRENSVINASPGELTLMLYNGLIRFIMQAQHAIEEKDPAKAHHYIIKAQDIVMEFRITLDHQYEISQSLDMLYDYIHRQLVEANLKKDASILAEILPIVTDLRDTWAQALKSLKPVPSPGLEQAK; encoded by the coding sequence ATGGTACCCAACAAAGCTTATAATCTATATCGGGAAAATTCCGTCATTAACGCGAGTCCCGGAGAGCTTACCCTGATGTTGTATAATGGGTTGATCCGCTTTATCATGCAGGCACAACATGCTATCGAAGAGAAGGATCCGGCCAAGGCCCATCACTATATCATCAAGGCGCAAGACATTGTGATGGAGTTCCGGATCACGCTCGATCATCAATATGAAATCTCGCAATCATTGGATATGCTTTATGATTACATCCATCGCCAGCTGGTGGAGGCCAACCTGAAGAAAGACGCGTCAATTCTAGCGGAAATATTGCCGATCGTTACGGACCTACGGGATACATGGGCCCAGGCTCTGAAAAGTTTGAAACCCGTGCCGTCTCCCGGCTTGGAACAGGCGAAATAG
- a CDS encoding cold shock domain-containing protein, which translates to MQGKVKWFNAEKGFGFIEREGGKDVFVHFSAIQMDGFKTLDEGQLVEFDIVEGERGPQAANVTRA; encoded by the coding sequence ATGCAAGGTAAGGTCAAATGGTTTAACGCCGAGAAGGGTTTTGGTTTCATCGAGAGAGAAGGCGGCAAAGATGTGTTTGTCCATTTTTCCGCGATTCAGATGGATGGTTTTAAAACCCTTGATGAAGGCCAATTGGTTGAGTTTGATATTGTTGAGGGTGAGCGGGGACCGCAAGCGGCCAACGTCACCAGAGCATAA
- the fliD gene encoding flagellar filament capping protein FliD translates to MTSVASSSSGVSNVGRVTGLGTGLDIESIIEQTMKAKQAPLNKLKQQQQLLTWKQDAYREQNTALSSLQDLVRDLRYETTFNTRKATTTNSQAVNATAAANSLSGTYSINVSQLATAAVNSSQTAMTIGSSLTGNYITEAVIDAEHNQFSIVVDGVAKTITLPPSAYGTYKMNPVTSSGEKSLDDLAGAIQTQLNGAGFAVPVYAKATTDNELVFYTKADGANHTLVMMDSASNNALGVIGFHNKATSKALVSEPLVLTPDQKIVIDSNNKKFKIALGDGSYQEVTLDEKDGGYTIAELAAEIETKVRALGGDYDKVRVSTTNYNQLCIETVADDNKPLSIKLGAASTADALDVLRFSDGVSSNTGQAGLNTSASLISQKDRFLNSDFFDTHYADPNDATKGVFSFSINGQSFTFNVSNTLDEIINGINSNTAAGVFAFYDSYKDKLVLTSTKTGDLNTNGPDIQITDSSNFLSQVLNITAAGEVSGKNAIVSINGYETQQQGNSFTMNNTTFNLTGLGLATITVAPDTTGIADKVQAFVDKYNTIIAAMNAEITETRAKVPGDKYAYYEPLTDDQRKELSEDQIKQWEEKAKQGVLHSDDILSGCLKTMRMDLASTRNVQTMMSGAALSGTINLSGANRFLVTFGNETREIQLDARSYSASEYDQLVKDVQQKMDAAFGQGSIQVALNGSNQLTMTTSGIKVSLNNGSSNSGLNLLGFNDGATLKPQVKSLAEIGITTATGSSAYAEKGKLYLDKDKLAAAIMEDPEGVIALLTNNGSVATEDGPTTDVSRQGIFYRLYDSIDATMKKINAEAGVAGSDSTQTVIGKQLTNIGKQITTTQDRLDAEESRLYTMYNNMDTMIARMNSQLSAILGMFDTGNSQ, encoded by the coding sequence ATGACCAGTGTGGCAAGTTCAAGCAGCGGCGTCTCCAATGTGGGTCGCGTGACCGGATTGGGAACCGGTTTGGACATCGAGAGCATCATCGAGCAGACGATGAAGGCCAAACAGGCGCCTTTGAATAAGTTAAAACAGCAACAACAGTTGTTAACTTGGAAGCAGGACGCTTACAGGGAACAGAATACTGCTTTATCAAGCCTGCAGGATCTGGTTCGTGATTTACGATACGAAACCACCTTTAACACCCGGAAGGCCACGACGACCAATTCGCAGGCGGTGAATGCCACGGCGGCCGCCAATTCCTTGAGCGGAACCTATAGCATCAATGTATCCCAATTGGCGACCGCGGCTGTGAATTCGAGCCAGACCGCGATGACGATCGGCTCTTCCTTGACCGGCAACTACATTACCGAAGCCGTCATTGACGCGGAACATAATCAGTTCTCCATCGTGGTGGACGGCGTGGCCAAGACGATTACATTGCCGCCGAGCGCCTATGGGACGTATAAGATGAACCCGGTGACGAGTTCAGGGGAAAAGTCCCTGGATGATCTGGCGGGCGCCATTCAAACTCAGTTGAATGGGGCGGGTTTCGCCGTTCCGGTGTACGCCAAGGCCACCACCGATAACGAACTCGTCTTTTACACCAAGGCGGATGGAGCCAATCATACGTTGGTCATGATGGACAGCGCGAGCAATAATGCTTTGGGAGTGATCGGCTTTCATAATAAAGCCACTTCTAAGGCGTTGGTCAGCGAACCGTTGGTTCTCACGCCCGATCAGAAGATCGTTATCGATTCCAATAATAAAAAGTTCAAAATCGCGTTGGGAGACGGATCCTATCAAGAGGTCACGCTGGACGAGAAGGACGGCGGCTATACCATTGCGGAGTTGGCGGCGGAGATCGAGACGAAGGTCCGGGCCCTGGGTGGCGATTATGATAAGGTCCGGGTATCGACCACCAACTACAACCAGCTATGCATCGAGACGGTGGCCGACGACAATAAGCCGTTATCGATCAAGCTAGGCGCGGCTTCTACCGCCGACGCTTTGGATGTGCTCCGTTTCAGCGACGGGGTCAGTTCCAACACCGGACAGGCCGGATTGAATACCTCGGCTTCGCTGATTAGCCAGAAAGACCGCTTCCTGAATTCGGACTTTTTTGATACCCATTACGCGGATCCCAATGATGCTACCAAAGGCGTATTCAGCTTCTCCATTAACGGACAGTCGTTCACCTTTAACGTATCCAATACGCTGGATGAGATCATCAACGGGATAAATTCCAACACCGCGGCCGGAGTATTCGCCTTTTATGACAGTTACAAGGACAAACTGGTGTTAACCTCCACCAAGACCGGCGATCTGAACACTAATGGGCCGGATATTCAGATTACCGATTCGAGCAATTTTTTGAGCCAGGTGTTGAATATCACTGCCGCCGGAGAGGTCAGCGGCAAGAACGCCATTGTCTCCATCAACGGGTATGAAACGCAGCAGCAGGGCAATAGCTTTACCATGAATAACACGACCTTCAACCTGACCGGTCTCGGCTTGGCCACCATTACCGTAGCCCCCGACACCACGGGGATCGCCGATAAGGTTCAAGCCTTTGTGGATAAATACAACACCATTATCGCCGCGATGAATGCCGAAATTACCGAGACCCGGGCAAAGGTCCCTGGCGACAAATACGCATACTATGAGCCGCTCACCGACGATCAGCGCAAAGAACTTTCCGAGGACCAGATCAAACAGTGGGAGGAGAAAGCCAAACAAGGCGTGCTCCATAGCGATGACATCCTATCCGGTTGTCTGAAGACGATGCGGATGGATCTGGCTTCGACGCGGAATGTGCAGACGATGATGAGTGGCGCCGCGCTTTCGGGTACCATCAACTTGAGCGGCGCGAACCGGTTCCTGGTGACTTTCGGCAATGAAACGCGCGAGATCCAGTTGGATGCGCGCTCCTATTCAGCCAGTGAATATGATCAACTGGTCAAGGATGTGCAACAAAAAATGGATGCCGCCTTCGGCCAAGGCAGTATTCAGGTGGCGCTGAACGGGAGCAACCAGCTCACCATGACCACCAGTGGTATCAAGGTTTCGTTAAATAACGGCTCAAGCAACAGCGGACTCAATTTGCTCGGGTTCAACGATGGCGCCACCCTGAAGCCACAGGTGAAAAGTTTGGCGGAGATCGGGATTACGACAGCCACCGGTTCCAGTGCCTACGCGGAAAAAGGCAAGCTTTATCTGGACAAGGATAAACTGGCTGCGGCGATTATGGAGGATCCCGAGGGAGTGATCGCTCTCTTGACCAATAACGGCTCGGTTGCGACTGAGGATGGTCCGACCACCGACGTTAGCAGGCAGGGTATTTTCTACCGTCTTTATGATTCGATTGATGCCACGATGAAGAAGATCAATGCCGAGGCCGGCGTGGCCGGCTCGGATTCCACGCAGACGGTCATCGGTAAACAGCTGACGAACATCGGCAAACAAATTACGACCACCCAAGACCGGTTGGATGCCGAAGAATCCAGGTTATATACAATGTATAACAATATGGACACCATGATCGCCCGGATGAACAGTCAATTGTCGGCGATCCTCGGGATGTTTGACACTGGTAATTCGCAATGA
- the flgN gene encoding flagellar export chaperone FlgN — protein MDKADVAELLRKKKEMYEMMLSYFRQQAALSFMENPSEYQSFMERKSECINEIAKNEIILQSILHEDQDGRWRAMVDSCNKELRQTMSEIQKLNDECQNRLKREKAAVQKRLTAIRLGKKGMTGYNSTQNMNPAGMFTDKRR, from the coding sequence TTGGATAAAGCAGACGTCGCAGAATTGCTCCGGAAGAAGAAAGAAATGTATGAGATGATGTTATCGTATTTTCGGCAACAGGCCGCTTTATCGTTTATGGAGAATCCGTCCGAATACCAATCCTTTATGGAGCGTAAATCCGAATGCATCAACGAGATTGCTAAAAATGAGATTATCCTCCAGTCCATCCTTCATGAAGATCAGGATGGGAGATGGCGGGCCATGGTTGACTCGTGTAATAAGGAATTGCGCCAAACGATGTCGGAGATTCAAAAACTGAACGATGAGTGTCAAAATCGTTTAAAGAGAGAGAAAGCTGCGGTTCAAAAACGCCTGACTGCCATCCGGCTCGGCAAAAAAGGAATGACAGGCTACAATTCCACTCAAAATATGAATCCGGCGGGAATGTTTACGGATAAGCGGCGCTAA
- a CDS encoding flagellin, with protein sequence MRINHNIPALTAFRSMDAASNTMSKSMEKLSSGLRINRAADDAAGLAISETMRGQIKGLNQATRNSQDAISLIQTAEGALTETHSILDRMRELANQAANATYTANDRLEMQKEIDQLKDEIDRIGNTTTFNNKNLLDGSASAIVSTDKASTQVYARGAITNSGAYKLTIDATAGKGQIQKTNVFKVASGDVTSNLTIVDGTGINSVEVDGLQHGTYGVNAAASAGGAAALTSAGLYVQNTASTATNVFGSTTDPTLTYTGTNNLSLLMEVTDISGANVTYKISYKSISQTGAVTEGSFDATVDITAGGDIDISSIGAAGDELAIAAGTVGNITVGDKQALFIKPTDAAAGADTTVAINDGNVANVKATYVFDAGALNNKSTDLSFYQVDANGKVYNGKISLDVGGLTVAANNEVTFTAEDGAGKLAALDTKLANIDKFTDENGKFLLDQPKTLTLVQGDGKKTTVKLYASDTLQDVVKKLNDAIGNDLGQKALLSDADDADKFVSFVTTPGTTGVETASSTLVIRSAKAGADGQINIIGDEEIVKALGLSNVQEATESNYKVTVTDATNPSNVIAQNVSVQGNKIVGVVDENIDVAFDSQADITTTWDATTKTFKAVANTASSYETTINLVNNSQTFQIGANEGQDMTAAIGDMRAAALGVDNILVTDRESAAKAVTIIDAAKSQVSAQRSSLGAVQNRLEHTINNLGVATENMTSSESRIRDVDMASEMMEYTKMNILSQASQAMLAQANQKPQQALQLLQG encoded by the coding sequence ATGAGAATCAACCACAACATCCCGGCGTTGACCGCGTTCCGTAGCATGGACGCAGCCAGCAACACCATGTCCAAGTCGATGGAGAAACTCTCCTCGGGCCTGCGGATCAACCGGGCCGCCGACGACGCCGCGGGACTGGCCATCTCCGAGACCATGCGCGGCCAGATCAAAGGCTTGAACCAGGCCACCCGCAACTCCCAGGACGCCATCTCGCTGATTCAGACCGCTGAGGGCGCCCTGACTGAGACCCACTCGATCCTCGACCGGATGCGCGAATTGGCGAACCAAGCGGCGAACGCCACCTATACCGCTAACGACCGGCTGGAGATGCAAAAAGAGATTGATCAGTTGAAAGACGAGATCGACCGGATCGGCAATACCACCACCTTCAACAACAAGAACCTGCTCGACGGTTCCGCTTCGGCCATCGTTTCCACAGATAAGGCCAGCACTCAGGTCTATGCCCGCGGCGCCATCACCAACAGCGGCGCTTACAAGCTGACCATTGATGCAACCGCAGGCAAAGGCCAGATTCAGAAAACCAATGTCTTTAAAGTCGCTTCGGGCGATGTGACCTCCAATCTAACCATTGTCGACGGGACTGGTATCAATTCAGTGGAAGTGGACGGTCTGCAACACGGGACCTATGGTGTTAATGCCGCTGCTAGCGCCGGTGGTGCCGCAGCTCTGACGTCAGCTGGACTTTATGTGCAAAATACCGCTTCTACGGCTACCAATGTATTTGGTTCTACTACTGATCCAACTCTTACCTATACTGGTACTAACAATCTTTCGCTTTTGATGGAAGTCACAGATATAAGCGGTGCTAATGTTACTTATAAGATTTCTTATAAGAGTATCTCTCAGACCGGAGCCGTCACGGAAGGTTCTTTTGACGCTACGGTCGATATTACCGCTGGCGGTGATATTGATATCAGTTCTATAGGTGCGGCTGGCGATGAACTTGCAATAGCTGCTGGTACTGTTGGTAACATAACAGTCGGCGACAAACAGGCCTTATTTATCAAACCCACGGATGCCGCGGCCGGCGCTGATACCACCGTCGCGATTAATGATGGCAATGTCGCTAATGTCAAAGCTACTTACGTGTTTGATGCTGGAGCCCTGAACAACAAATCAACGGATCTGAGCTTCTATCAAGTGGATGCCAATGGTAAAGTTTACAATGGTAAAATTAGCCTGGATGTCGGCGGCTTGACCGTTGCCGCAAACAACGAAGTCACTTTCACCGCCGAAGACGGCGCCGGCAAATTGGCCGCGCTCGACACCAAACTTGCCAATATTGACAAGTTCACCGATGAGAACGGCAAGTTCTTGCTGGATCAACCGAAGACTTTGACTTTGGTCCAAGGCGACGGCAAAAAGACCACGGTCAAACTGTATGCCAGCGATACGCTCCAAGATGTGGTCAAGAAATTGAACGACGCCATCGGGAACGATCTTGGCCAAAAGGCTTTATTGAGCGATGCGGATGATGCCGATAAATTTGTCTCCTTTGTAACCACTCCGGGGACTACCGGCGTTGAAACAGCGTCCAGCACCCTGGTAATCCGCTCCGCCAAAGCTGGCGCCGACGGCCAGATCAATATCATCGGCGATGAGGAGATCGTCAAGGCCCTTGGCCTATCGAACGTACAAGAAGCCACCGAGAGCAACTACAAGGTGACGGTGACCGACGCCACCAACCCGTCCAACGTCATTGCTCAGAACGTTTCCGTTCAAGGCAATAAGATCGTCGGCGTGGTCGATGAGAATATCGATGTCGCCTTTGACAGCCAGGCTGATATCACCACCACCTGGGATGCTACGACCAAAACCTTTAAAGCTGTCGCCAATACTGCCAGCTCTTATGAAACTACTATTAATTTGGTGAATAATTCGCAAACCTTCCAGATCGGCGCCAATGAAGGCCAGGACATGACCGCCGCCATCGGCGACATGCGCGCGGCCGCGCTCGGCGTGGACAACATCCTGGTCACCGACCGCGAATCCGCGGCCAAAGCCGTGACCATCATCGACGCGGCGAAAAGCCAGGTGTCGGCCCAACGGTCCAGCCTCGGCGCGGTCCAGAACCGTCTGGAACACACCATCAACAACCTGGGCGTGGCCACCGAGAATATGACTTCTTCCGAGAGCCGTATCCGCGACGTCGACATGGCTTCCGAGATGATGGAGTACACCAAGATGAACATCCTCAGCCAAGCCAGCCAGGCGATGCTGGCCCAAGCCAATCAAAAACCGCAACAAGCGCTGCAACTGTTGCAAGGTTAA
- a CDS encoding D-glycero-alpha-D-manno-heptose-1,7-bisphosphate 7-phosphatase, whose product MLPYPHRCTDPLIYSRSGHSKRIGVFIDRDGTLIEEKHYLHRISDMKFLPGIVSGLRKLTSIGMSLYLFTNQAGIAHGHFDEATLAAIHHHLLRQLRAVGIGFRGLLYCPHHPEAEISTYRCDCGGRKPKADLLFQAALYDRVNLAKSFVIGDKLGDIVAGKKAGTKTILVLTGYGRQEAANIAENSLPDYIAPNLAAAIHWVISQSSCGPDNPFRGEELVDKIADPQDIGSCTRKNKQYLR is encoded by the coding sequence ATGCTTCCATACCCGCATCGTTGCACCGATCCGTTAATTTATTCGCGCTCCGGCCACTCGAAACGGATCGGTGTGTTTATTGACCGGGATGGCACTCTTATCGAAGAGAAGCACTATTTACACCGAATCAGCGATATGAAGTTCCTCCCCGGAATCGTTTCCGGGCTTCGGAAACTCACCAGTATTGGAATGTCCTTATACCTTTTTACCAACCAAGCCGGTATCGCCCATGGCCATTTCGATGAGGCAACATTAGCGGCAATCCATCATCACCTGCTACGGCAACTCCGGGCGGTCGGCATCGGTTTCCGAGGGCTCCTTTACTGCCCCCATCATCCCGAAGCGGAAATCAGCACCTACCGTTGTGATTGCGGTGGGAGGAAACCCAAGGCGGACTTATTGTTTCAAGCAGCCCTTTACGACCGGGTGAATCTGGCGAAGAGTTTTGTCATCGGCGATAAGCTGGGCGATATTGTCGCGGGGAAAAAAGCCGGAACCAAGACCATTTTAGTATTGACCGGTTATGGCCGACAGGAAGCCGCTAACATTGCGGAAAATAGCCTTCCTGATTATATTGCCCCCAATCTGGCTGCAGCCATCCATTGGGTCATCTCTCAAAGCAGCTGCGGACCGGATAATCCCTTTCGCGGCGAAGAGCTTGTTGACAAAATCGCCGACCCTCAGGATATTGGGTCCTGCACGCGGAAGAACAAGCAATACTTGCGGTAA
- a CDS encoding GHMP kinase, producing the protein MEIRSRAPLRISFAGGGTDIEPYLSEKGGVVLSTTINRYSFGTLLPRTDQVIQIESLDVEMFAKFLASQKLDFNGQLDLVKAVLRKFEGWKQGFSLFLHSDAPPGSGLGSSSTMVVTILGLFRQWLNLPWSNYDLAELAYEIERIDLGVRGGKQDQYAATFGGFNFIEFYNDGTIVNPLRISSIIINELEYHLLLCYTGKTRLSANIIATQVENYSKKRESSLQALDELKAITIAMKNALLKGKLNQFGDLLHQAWVQKKQLAGAISNQKIDSLYHIARKKGALGGKILGAGGGGYLLLFCPYNKKHVIAAELEKIGTQITPFSFESQGLTTWKVQ; encoded by the coding sequence TTGGAGATTCGTAGTAGGGCTCCTCTCCGGATCAGCTTTGCAGGCGGGGGAACCGATATCGAACCTTATCTCTCGGAAAAAGGCGGTGTCGTTTTAAGCACCACGATTAACCGTTATAGTTTCGGAACCCTGTTACCCCGCACTGATCAAGTAATTCAGATCGAATCGCTGGACGTCGAAATGTTTGCCAAGTTTTTAGCATCTCAAAAGCTGGACTTCAACGGCCAATTGGATCTGGTCAAAGCCGTCTTGAGAAAATTCGAAGGATGGAAGCAGGGGTTTTCGCTGTTTCTTCACAGCGATGCTCCGCCCGGGAGCGGCCTGGGTTCATCATCCACCATGGTCGTCACCATTCTCGGCCTATTCCGGCAATGGCTGAATCTGCCTTGGAGCAATTATGACCTGGCTGAGCTGGCATATGAAATCGAGCGGATCGATCTGGGAGTCCGGGGCGGCAAACAGGACCAATATGCGGCGACTTTCGGAGGCTTCAACTTCATTGAGTTCTACAATGACGGAACTATCGTCAATCCTTTGCGGATCTCTTCCATTATTATTAACGAACTGGAGTACCATTTACTGCTCTGCTACACCGGGAAAACCAGGCTTTCGGCGAATATCATCGCCACCCAAGTCGAGAATTACTCTAAAAAGCGCGAGAGTTCGCTACAGGCTCTGGATGAATTAAAAGCCATCACCATCGCCATGAAAAATGCCTTGCTGAAAGGCAAATTGAATCAATTCGGAGATTTGCTGCACCAGGCTTGGGTGCAAAAAAAGCAACTCGCCGGAGCCATTTCCAACCAAAAAATCGACAGTCTGTACCACATCGCGCGGAAAAAAGGCGCCCTCGGCGGAAAAATCCTGGGGGCCGGCGGCGGGGGATATCTCCTACTCTTCTGTCCTTACAATAAGAAGCATGTCATTGCGGCGGAACTCGAAAAAATCGGGACACAGATCACTCCTTTCAGCTTTGAGAGTCAAGGCTTGACAACCTGGAAAGTGCAGTAA